From one Lolium rigidum isolate FL_2022 chromosome 4, APGP_CSIRO_Lrig_0.1, whole genome shotgun sequence genomic stretch:
- the LOC124649276 gene encoding uncharacterized protein LOC124649276 produces MRPMTFECGTIAASRVKLPCPSNPPPFHEKTRELSRLVQYPRESILSPRSSFKGVRACRQLSDGRQCSPAFSSGRPSTEERDTVEQAVQGHVPRQTSNLEGDAYRAGLSEKEIERRRKISAANKGKAPWTKGRRLSIEHRQLIKQRTIEALSDPKVKKKMLGHRQLHRQASKDKISAGLRKVWVRRIVSVKSRQMILRIWSNSIAEAAKEGGHMQDKMDWDSYDKIKSEMISVFLWNKEKERIIKKLKRAVTKIVAKKVQAAEKMEMQTRRAKKAKPPEKLVLQKPDAQPRRVLASTRSKLKERLTKWHGRKKELEIAISSRVRKGGGPRKPAAVRRRAVERRAEVDLVKEPAVPSGRLLKELHSPCKDGLPCADT; encoded by the exons ATGCGTCCTATGACCTTCGAATGCGGCACTATCGCAGCTTCAAGAGTCAAGCTCCCCTGCCCGTCCAATCCACCTCCATTCCACGAAAAAACCCGAGAGCTCAGCCGGCTAGTTCAGTATCCTCGGGAATCTATTCTTTCGCCACGGTCATCCTTCAAGGGAGTCCGAGCTTGCAGACAGCTGTCCGACGGCCGCCAGTGCTCTCCTGCATTTTCAAGCGGACGGCCGTCGACTGAGGAGCGTGATACGGTGGAGCAAGCAGTGCAAGGACATGTGCCTCGTCAAACGTCAAATCTAGAAGGTGATGCTTATCGTGCTGGTTTGTCAGAGAAGGAGATCGAAAGAAGGCGCAAGATTAGCGCTGCAAACAAGGGGAAGGCTCCCTGGACAAAAGGAAGGAGATTAAGCATAG AGCACAGGCAGCTCATCAAGCAACGCACCATCGAGGCACTGAGTGATCCCAAG GTTAAGAAGAAAATGCTAGGGCATCGCCAATTGCATAG GCAAGCGAGCAAAGACAAAATAAGTGCTGGACTGAGAAAGGTATGGGTGAGGCGAATTGTTTCTGTCAAGTCAAGACAGATGATCCTTCGGATATGGTCAAATAGTATCGCTGAAGCGGCAAAAGAAGGTGGCCACATGCAAGATAAGATGGACTGGGACAGCTATGACAAAATAAAGTCTGAGATGATATCTGTTTTCCTATGGAACAAAGAGAAGGAGCGGATAATCAAGAAGCTCAAGAGGGCAGTGACAAAAATTGTAGCCAAGAAGGTTCAAGCAGCAGAGAAGATGGAAATGCAGACCAGAAGGGCAAAGAAGGCGAAACCTCCTGAGAAGCTGGTGCTACAAAAGCCTGATGCTCAGCCGAGGCGGGTGTTGGCATCTACAAGATCAAAGCTCAAAGAGAGGCTAACCAAG TGGCACGGTCGCAAAAAGGAACTCGAGATCGCGATAAGCTCACGTGTACGGAAAGGTGGAGGGCCGCGGAAGCCGGCGGCCGTGAGGCGGAGGGCGGTGGAGAGGCGAGCCGAGGTGGACCTGGTGAAGGAGCCCGCGGTTCCCTCGGGCCGGCTGCTGAAGGAGCTCCATTCGCCTTGCAAGGATGGGCTCCCCTGCGCGGACACCTGA